A single genomic interval of Streptococcus oralis subsp. dentisani harbors:
- a CDS encoding metal-dependent transcriptional regulator, which yields MTPNKEDYLKCIYEIGTEMQKITNKEIAARMQVSPPAVTEMIKRMKSENLILKDKENGYLLTDIGLKLVSELYRKHRLIEVFLVHHLDYTSDQIHEEAEVLEHTVSDLFVKRLDKLLGFPQTCPHGGTIPAEGELLVEINNLPLAAVQEAGSYLLTRVHDSFELLKYLEKHAIHIGDQLQVKQFDGFSNSFTLVNKDEDLQVSMDIAKQLYVEKIN from the coding sequence ACTACCTAAAATGTATTTATGAAATCGGTACGGAGATGCAGAAAATCACCAATAAAGAAATTGCTGCCCGTATGCAGGTCTCTCCACCTGCCGTAACAGAGATGATCAAACGCATGAAAAGTGAAAATCTCATCCTCAAGGATAAAGAGAATGGCTACCTATTGACAGATATTGGCCTCAAACTGGTCTCTGAGCTCTATCGTAAACACCGTTTGATTGAAGTCTTTCTAGTTCACCATCTCGACTATACCAGCGATCAAATCCACGAAGAAGCTGAGGTCTTAGAGCACACTGTCTCTGACCTATTTGTAAAGAGATTGGATAAACTGCTTGGCTTCCCTCAAACCTGTCCCCACGGTGGAACCATACCAGCCGAGGGAGAACTCTTGGTTGAAATCAATAACCTGCCACTAGCAGCCGTCCAGGAAGCTGGATCCTATCTTCTGACTCGCGTTCATGATAGCTTTGAACTACTCAAATATTTAGAAAAGCACGCAATTCATATCGGTGATCAACTCCAAGTCAAGCAGTTTGATGGCTTTTCCAATAGCTTTACTCTAGTCAACAAAGACGAAGACCTCCAAGTTAGTATGGATATCGCCAAACAACTCTATGTCGAAAAAATCAACTAA
- the dtd gene encoding D-aminoacyl-tRNA deacylase — protein MKIVVQRVKKAQVSIEGQVQGKINQGLLLLVGVGPEDQEEDLDYAVRKLVNMRIFSDAEGKMNLSVKDIEGAILSISQFTLFADTKKGNRPAFTGAAKPDMASDFYDALNQKLAQEVPVQTGIFGADMQVELVNDGPVTIILDTKNR, from the coding sequence ATGAAAATCGTCGTTCAACGAGTTAAGAAAGCTCAAGTGAGTATTGAAGGTCAGGTTCAGGGAAAAATCAATCAGGGGCTCTTATTGTTGGTCGGAGTAGGACCAGAGGACCAAGAGGAAGATCTGGACTATGCTGTCCGAAAGCTCGTCAACATGCGAATTTTTTCTGATGCAGAAGGCAAGATGAATCTGTCTGTTAAGGATATTGAGGGCGCAATTCTTTCTATTTCTCAGTTTACCCTCTTTGCAGATACCAAGAAAGGCAATCGTCCCGCCTTTACAGGTGCAGCCAAGCCTGATATGGCATCAGATTTCTATGATGCTCTCAATCAAAAGCTAGCGCAAGAAGTGCCCGTTCAGACAGGCATCTTTGGAGCGGATATGCAGGTTGAGCTGGTCAATGACGGACCAGTCACCATTATCCTTGATACTAAAAATAGATAA
- a CDS encoding RelA/SpoT family protein, producing the protein MPKEVNLTGDEVVALTQKYLSKEDVAFVHKALVYAVECHSGQYRKSGEPYIIHPIQVAGILAKLKLDAVTVACGFLHDVVEDTDTTLDDLEQEFGHDVRIIVDGVTKLGKVEYKSIEEQLAENHRKMLMAMSEDIRVILVKLSDRLHNMRTLNHLRKDKQERISRETMEIYAPLAHRLGISSVKWELEDLSFRYLNPTEFYKITHMMKEKRREREALVDEVVTKLEEYTSERNLKGKIYGRPKHIYSIYRKMQDKKKRFEEIYDLIAIRCILDTQSDVYAMLGYVHELWKPMPGRFKDYIANRKANGYQSIHTTVYGPKGPIEFQIRTKEMHEVAEYGVAAHWAYKKGIKGQVNSKESAIGMNWIKEMIELQDQADDAKEFVDSVKENYLAEEIYVFTPDGAVRSLPKDSGPIDFAYEIHTKVGEKATGAKVNGRMVPLTTKLKTGDQVEIITNPNSFGPSRDWLNMVKTSKARNKIRQFFKNQDKELSVNKGRELLINQLQENGYVANKYMDKRHMDQVLQKTSYKTEESLFAAIGFGEISAITVFNRLTEKERREEERAKARAEAEELVKGGEVKVENKETLKVKHEGGVIIEGASGLLVRIAKCCNPVPGDDIVGYITKGRGVAIHRVDCMNLRAQENYEQRLLDVEWEDQYSSKEYIAHIDIYGLNRTGLLNDVLQVLSNTTKNISTVNAQPTKDMKFANIHVSFGISNLSTLTTVVDKIKSVPEVYSVKRTNG; encoded by the coding sequence ATGCCGAAAGAAGTGAATTTGACGGGCGATGAGGTTGTCGCTTTAACGCAAAAATATTTATCGAAAGAAGATGTTGCTTTTGTACATAAAGCCTTGGTTTACGCAGTTGAATGCCATAGTGGTCAGTATCGTAAATCTGGCGAGCCCTATATTATTCATCCCATTCAGGTGGCAGGGATTTTAGCTAAGCTCAAGCTAGATGCTGTGACAGTTGCCTGTGGTTTTTTGCATGACGTAGTTGAGGATACGGATACGACCTTGGATGATTTAGAGCAAGAGTTTGGTCATGATGTTCGCATTATTGTTGATGGGGTGACTAAGCTTGGTAAGGTCGAGTACAAATCAATTGAGGAGCAATTAGCGGAAAATCACCGCAAGATGCTTATGGCCATGTCTGAGGATATTCGCGTTATCTTGGTTAAACTATCTGACCGCTTGCATAACATGAGAACACTTAACCACCTGCGAAAAGACAAGCAGGAGCGCATTTCCAGAGAAACCATGGAAATCTATGCACCGCTTGCTCATCGTCTGGGGATTTCCAGCGTCAAGTGGGAGTTGGAAGACCTATCCTTCCGTTACCTCAATCCGACCGAGTTTTACAAGATCACTCACATGATGAAAGAAAAACGCAGAGAGCGTGAGGCTTTGGTCGATGAAGTCGTGACAAAGTTGGAGGAGTACACTTCCGAACGCAATCTAAAAGGGAAAATCTATGGCCGTCCCAAGCATATCTACTCTATCTATCGCAAGATGCAGGATAAAAAGAAACGCTTCGAGGAAATCTATGACCTGATTGCTATTCGCTGTATCTTAGATACCCAGAGTGATGTCTATGCCATGCTGGGCTATGTGCATGAACTTTGGAAACCCATGCCAGGTCGCTTCAAAGATTATATTGCTAACCGTAAGGCCAATGGTTACCAGTCTATCCATACGACTGTCTATGGACCAAAAGGCCCGATTGAATTCCAGATTCGTACCAAGGAAATGCACGAAGTGGCTGAGTACGGGGTTGCGGCTCACTGGGCTTATAAAAAAGGAATCAAGGGGCAGGTCAACAGCAAAGAATCAGCTATCGGGATGAACTGGATCAAGGAAATGATTGAGTTGCAAGACCAGGCTGATGATGCCAAGGAATTTGTGGATTCTGTTAAGGAAAACTACCTAGCTGAGGAGATTTACGTCTTTACCCCAGATGGGGCTGTACGTTCCCTTCCAAAAGATTCAGGCCCGATTGACTTTGCCTATGAAATTCATACCAAAGTCGGTGAAAAAGCAACTGGTGCCAAGGTCAATGGCCGTATGGTTCCTCTGACAACCAAGCTTAAGACAGGGGATCAGGTTGAAATTATCACCAACCCCAACTCCTTTGGCCCGAGTCGTGACTGGCTCAACATGGTTAAGACTAGCAAGGCACGCAACAAGATTCGCCAGTTCTTTAAAAATCAAGACAAGGAATTGTCTGTTAATAAGGGACGCGAACTGCTGATTAATCAACTCCAAGAGAATGGCTATGTGGCTAATAAGTATATGGACAAGCGGCACATGGACCAAGTCCTTCAAAAGACCAGCTACAAGACAGAAGAATCCCTCTTTGCGGCCATTGGTTTTGGAGAAATCAGTGCTATTACTGTCTTTAACCGTCTGACTGAAAAGGAACGCCGTGAGGAGGAACGTGCCAAGGCTAGGGCTGAAGCAGAAGAGCTTGTCAAAGGCGGCGAGGTCAAGGTTGAAAACAAAGAAACCCTCAAGGTTAAGCATGAGGGCGGTGTCATTATTGAAGGTGCCTCAGGTCTCTTGGTTCGGATTGCTAAGTGTTGTAATCCCGTGCCTGGTGACGATATTGTCGGCTACATTACCAAGGGGCGTGGTGTGGCCATTCACCGCGTGGACTGTATGAACCTTCGCGCCCAAGAAAACTACGAGCAACGTCTCCTTGATGTGGAATGGGAAGACCAATACTCAAGCAAGGAATATATTGCTCACATCGATATCTACGGCCTCAACCGTACAGGTCTCTTAAATGATGTTCTGCAAGTTCTTTCCAACACAACTAAGAATATCTCAACCGTTAATGCCCAACCAACCAAGGATATGAAATTTGCCAATATCCATGTGTCCTTTGGAATCTCAAATCTCTCTACACTGACCACAGTCGTGGATAAGATTAAGAGTGTGCCAGAGGTCTACTCTGTCAAACGGACCAATGGCTAA